In Drosophila bipectinata strain 14024-0381.07 chromosome 2R, DbipHiC1v2, whole genome shotgun sequence, one genomic interval encodes:
- the COX7CL gene encoding cytochrome c oxidase subunit 7C, mitochondrial encodes MWSTLRNPIRQICGPLKRYGHGYPGGVPGENLPFSLDTPMRFTLWYMIAGVLGFGAPFLVFRHQMLRSVTEAPK; translated from the exons atGTGGTCAACGCTGCGTAATCCAATTCGCCAGATTTGCGGGCCACTTAAACGCTACGGACATGGCTATCCTGGTGGTGTCCCTGGAGAG AACTTGCCCTTTAGCTTGGATACTCCAATGCGCTTCACCTTGTGGTATATGATTGCCGGAGTTCTTGGCTTTGGAGCcccatttttggtttttcgcCACCAAATGCTGCGCTCTGTTACTGAGGCGCc cAAATAA
- the sel gene encoding protein seele, protein MLTKTLILFGLLALAQGYSFTSREVKCHVCKATVAEMEEAVAKEDANKMADVSGFRLDAHGNTVSKRVRFIKSEMFLTELMEKICERMDDYLKATYKSNGKFTLLKMIINGQMNPDSSLVDFVQDGDLNKSLGHFCNEVLDDNDEIFLKAFQAEELGNDLDIKICSEQAKYCDESPIQEEYDFDGKEEL, encoded by the exons ATGCTAACGAAGACGTTAATCCTGTTTGGCCTGCTGGCTTTGGCTCAGGGATACAGCTTCACTTCGCGGGAGGTCAAGTGTCATG TGTGCAAGGCCACCGTGGCAGAGATGGAGGAGGCAGTGGCCAAGGAAGACGCCAACAAGATGGCTGATGTTAGTGGATTCCGGCTGGATGCCCATGGCAATACTGTCAGCAAACGTGTGCGATTCATCAAGTCTGAGATGTTCCTCACCGAGCTGATGGAGAAGATTT GTGAACGCATGGACGACTATCTGAAGGCTACCTACAAAAGCAATGGCAAGTTCACTCTCCTGAAGATGATCATCAATGGCCAAATGAATCCAGACTCCTCGTTGGTCGACTTCGTACAGGATGGTGATCTGAACAAGAGCCTGGGCCATTTCTGCAACGAAGTGTTGGACGACAATGATGAGATCTTCCTGAAGGCTTTCCAGGCCGAAGAACTGGGCAACGATCTGGACATTAAGATCTGTTCCGAACAGGCGAAATATTGTGATGAATCGCCCATCCAGGAGGAATACGATTTCGATGGCAAGGAGGAACTGTAG